One genomic window of Campylobacter showae CSUNSWCD includes the following:
- the rplS gene encoding 50S ribosomal protein L19: MRNKYIEAFEQTQIAQKSVPNFRAGDTLRIAIRIKEGDKTRIQNFEGICIARRGSGTGETFIIRKIGANSVGVERIFPIYSESLESITVLRQGRVRRAKLFYLRDRRGKAARIKELKK; encoded by the coding sequence ATGAGAAACAAGTATATTGAGGCGTTTGAACAAACTCAAATAGCTCAAAAGTCTGTGCCTAATTTTCGCGCTGGAGATACTTTGCGTATAGCTATCCGCATTAAAGAGGGCGATAAAACGAGAATTCAAAATTTTGAAGGTATCTGCATAGCAAGACGCGGAAGCGGGACTGGCGAAACATTTATCATCAGAAAAATCGGTGCAAATAGCGTAGGTGTAGAGAGAATTTTCCCTATCTATAGTGAAAGTCTAGAGAGCATAACCGTTCTAAGACAAGGTCGCGTTCGCCGTGCTAAGCTATTTTATCTACGTGATAGACGCGGTAAAGCCGCTCGTATTAAAGAGCTTAAAAAATAA
- the trmD gene encoding tRNA (guanosine(37)-N1)-methyltransferase TrmD has product MKFTFVTLFESLVRPYFEDSILSRATKEKLISIVFLNPRDFSTDKHKKVDDYMVGGGAGLLMACQPLDGTLNFLLKNEPKTHIVFLAPAGKKFTQNDARRLAKKEHICLVCGRYEGIDERMVEKYADEIFCIGDFVMTGGELGALCISDAISRNIDGVLGNNESLEVESFEGNLLEAPSFTKPSDYKGSGVVSAFLKGDHAKIRALKNNMAFLKTRFFRPDLYRKFEPPTKEKI; this is encoded by the coding sequence ATGAAATTTACCTTTGTTACGCTTTTTGAAAGCCTTGTGCGGCCTTATTTTGAGGATAGTATTTTAAGTCGCGCTACAAAAGAGAAACTTATTTCGATTGTTTTTTTAAATCCTCGTGATTTTAGCACGGATAAGCATAAAAAAGTAGATGACTATATGGTTGGCGGTGGTGCGGGACTACTTATGGCATGTCAACCTCTTGATGGTACTTTAAATTTTTTACTAAAAAACGAACCAAAAACTCACATTGTTTTTCTTGCGCCTGCCGGGAAAAAATTTACTCAAAACGATGCTAGACGTTTGGCAAAAAAAGAGCATATTTGTCTAGTTTGCGGCAGGTATGAAGGTATAGACGAGCGTATGGTGGAAAAATATGCAGATGAAATTTTTTGTATCGGCGACTTTGTGATGACGGGTGGCGAGCTGGGGGCGCTTTGTATTTCTGATGCGATTTCTCGCAATATAGACGGAGTTTTAGGAAACAATGAAAGTCTTGAAGTTGAGAGTTTTGAAGGGAATTTACTTGAGGCTCCGTCTTTTACAAAACCCAGTGATTACAAAGGTTCTGGTGTGGTTTCAGCGTTTTTAAAGGGAGACCATGCTAAAATCAGAGCTTTGAAAAATAATATGGCGTTCTTAAAAACTAGGTTTTTTCGTCCGGATTTATACCGAAAATTTGAGCCGCCGACTAAGGAAAAAATATGA
- a CDS encoding tyrosine-type recombinase/integrase — translation MKNLEKNKNIYVQHGRFYIDCQRDGVRIRRATGLKKSPLAFDFVRKNYDLFLGSKSDIAEAKRRYRELEDLQTDRLLRKGEKDAGAIKNSSEFSFDSVIDRLLAEKSFLKDKTRRLYVIMSHTITEFLNTNGIFYLADFERYHSVEFVKFCKNKGLKDSSISGYCSFFKMIFRYAVSNDIISKNPFFIPRFKQHLDELEDEKFPPFSLDEILKLIKNADDELRLFLVVAFFTGARTGEILALTFGDLDFENRQIRINKTLSDVGIVDSPKTKSSNRTIDMLQIVYNELIKLDSGDKSQRIFRLSRSMMRLKFNDLQVKLGYNTRRLYDTRHSFASVMLSRGEEPMWVGCKMMGHKDLNETYRSYAKYLPKEVKQRAVFLNDIVI, via the coding sequence ATGAAAAATTTAGAAAAAAATAAAAATATCTACGTGCAACACGGACGTTTTTATATCGATTGTCAAAGGGACGGCGTTAGAATTCGCCGTGCTACGGGTCTTAAAAAGTCACCTTTGGCGTTTGATTTCGTTCGTAAAAATTACGATTTATTTCTCGGCTCTAAATCCGATATCGCGGAGGCTAAACGCCGGTATCGCGAACTCGAGGACTTACAAACCGACAGGCTCCTTAGAAAAGGGGAGAAAGACGCCGGCGCTATTAAAAATTCTAGTGAGTTTAGCTTTGATAGCGTGATCGATCGTCTCCTTGCCGAGAAGTCGTTTTTAAAGGATAAAACTAGGCGGCTTTACGTGATTATGAGCCATACGATCACGGAATTTTTAAACACTAATGGTATCTTCTACCTAGCCGATTTTGAGAGGTATCACAGCGTAGAATTCGTTAAATTTTGTAAGAATAAAGGATTAAAGGATAGCTCTATTAGCGGCTATTGCTCCTTTTTTAAGATGATTTTTCGATATGCCGTAAGTAATGACATAATCTCCAAAAATCCGTTTTTTATCCCTAGATTTAAGCAACACCTCGATGAATTGGAGGATGAAAAATTTCCGCCGTTTAGCCTTGATGAAATTTTGAAACTCATTAAAAACGCTGACGACGAGCTGCGGCTGTTTTTGGTCGTGGCGTTCTTTACTGGCGCTCGAACCGGTGAAATTTTAGCTCTTACTTTCGGCGATCTAGACTTTGAAAATAGGCAAATCCGGATAAATAAAACGCTTTCGGACGTCGGCATCGTGGATTCGCCGAAAACTAAATCCAGCAACCGCACGATCGATATGCTGCAAATCGTCTATAATGAACTCATAAAGCTTGATAGCGGCGACAAAAGCCAGCGGATTTTTAGGCTTTCTCGGTCTATGATGCGGCTTAAATTTAATGATTTGCAAGTAAAACTTGGTTACAATACTCGCAGGCTTTATGATACTAGACACTCCTTTGCTTCCGTCATGCTGAGCCGCGGCGAGGAACCTATGTGGGTGGGCTGTAAAATGATGGGGCATAAGGACTTGAACGAGACTTATCGCTCCTATGCGAAGTATCTGCCGAAAGAAGTTAAACAAAGGGCGGTTTTTTTAAATGATATCGTCATTTAA